The following are encoded together in the Pseudanabaena sp. FACHB-2040 genome:
- the topA gene encoding type I DNA topoisomerase, translating to MPNLLLIESPGKLKKLGQILGPNWIIKASMGHVRELANDGEDALGFDLGANAIECRYQPRDARSKKVLSDLRQAVKKADSVYIATDPDREGETIGWHLQQALHLKNPRRVVYSEITPQAVRAAIAQPRTLNSDLVAAGRARDCLDKLVGYKGSRHVVWPLNNGAKSMGRVQSATLHLLCKRERDIQAFVPQDYWSVWVDYREGFKAFYRSSPKPQRQAAKDIAQEQGTEKESERVTSQARADALVAIAQSHPHRVIEIEGKQTKQSPPAPFVTSTLQQSAGSKLHFSPEQTMKVAQSLYEKGHITYMRTDSVILSAPFCESVRQYLQQHDPTNLPRKTTQHRAIKGSQEAHEAIRPTDVNHLPQQLQRELSADEARLYELIWNRAVASQCAPAQLRKTRIVTQSGEAYWEARGQVLEFAGYTRYWNNISSDSVLPALTVGQSLELQRAQADQKQTQPPPRYSEPALVKLMEQKGIGRPSTYAPTIKTLRQREYVELLQGKLKPTPLGLDLDGALETLLPDLIQPEFTAQMEAALDAIATGEQEWQAYLNGWYQSYFAPALSQAQRQLRSQPPTPAPTPTPARNPSPETAVTLQPQPQTASKPPKTVSKPSNAKLTKTKCPTCSEAMAKIPSRSAKLKAKHFLKCSATGCGTVMFWNDKAKRYELPYRQHQATPDPEKFTDYPCPVCGALLERYTYTRDGQDKVMLRCSLLENRRGKCKDVAFFQSRGEFWSPNFGTLKLPEYQT from the coding sequence AGGCGCTAACGCCATTGAGTGCCGCTACCAGCCTCGCGATGCACGCTCTAAAAAGGTGCTCTCTGACCTGCGGCAGGCCGTCAAAAAAGCCGATAGCGTCTACATCGCTACCGACCCAGATCGAGAAGGGGAAACGATTGGCTGGCACCTGCAGCAAGCCCTGCATCTGAAAAATCCTCGGCGGGTGGTTTATAGCGAGATTACGCCGCAGGCGGTTCGCGCTGCGATCGCACAGCCCCGCACCCTGAACTCCGATTTGGTCGCTGCCGGACGAGCCCGTGACTGCCTTGATAAGCTGGTGGGCTACAAGGGCAGTCGCCATGTGGTCTGGCCCCTTAATAACGGAGCAAAGTCTATGGGGCGGGTGCAGAGTGCTACGCTGCATCTGCTGTGTAAGCGCGAGCGAGACATTCAAGCATTTGTCCCGCAGGACTACTGGAGCGTTTGGGTAGACTACCGTGAGGGCTTCAAAGCCTTCTACCGCAGCAGCCCCAAACCCCAGAGGCAAGCAGCCAAAGATATTGCCCAAGAGCAAGGTACTGAGAAGGAGTCGGAGCGGGTGACCTCTCAGGCGCGGGCCGACGCGCTAGTTGCGATCGCACAGTCCCACCCTCACCGAGTTATTGAGATTGAGGGTAAGCAGACCAAGCAATCGCCGCCTGCCCCTTTTGTTACCTCCACGCTGCAGCAGTCTGCCGGTTCCAAGCTGCACTTTAGCCCCGAGCAGACCATGAAGGTGGCCCAGTCGCTCTATGAAAAGGGCCACATCACCTACATGCGGACTGATTCGGTCATTCTCTCTGCCCCTTTTTGTGAATCGGTGCGCCAATACCTGCAGCAGCACGACCCCACTAACCTGCCGCGCAAAACCACCCAACACCGGGCGATCAAGGGCTCCCAAGAAGCCCACGAAGCGATTCGGCCCACAGACGTAAATCACTTGCCTCAGCAGCTCCAGCGAGAGCTTTCAGCCGATGAAGCCCGCCTGTATGAGCTGATTTGGAATCGCGCTGTTGCCTCCCAATGTGCGCCAGCCCAGCTGCGAAAAACCCGCATTGTGACCCAGTCTGGTGAAGCCTACTGGGAGGCGCGAGGCCAAGTACTGGAATTTGCAGGCTACACCCGCTACTGGAACAACATCAGCTCAGACTCGGTGCTACCGGCTCTCACCGTAGGGCAAAGCCTAGAACTCCAAAGGGCTCAGGCTGACCAAAAGCAAACCCAGCCCCCGCCTCGCTACAGTGAACCAGCCCTAGTGAAGCTGATGGAGCAAAAGGGCATTGGCCGCCCCAGCACCTACGCGCCCACCATCAAAACGCTGAGACAGCGGGAATACGTTGAGCTGCTGCAGGGCAAACTGAAGCCAACTCCGTTGGGACTGGATCTAGACGGTGCTCTAGAAACGCTGCTGCCAGATCTAATTCAGCCAGAATTTACAGCTCAAATGGAGGCTGCTTTAGATGCTATAGCCACCGGAGAGCAAGAGTGGCAGGCTTACCTCAATGGCTGGTATCAGAGCTATTTTGCCCCAGCTTTGAGTCAGGCGCAGCGGCAGTTGCGATCGCAACCCCCAACCCCAGCCCCAACTCCAACCCCAGCCCGCAACCCCTCCCCCGAGACAGCAGTAACTCTCCAGCCCCAGCCCCAGACTGCCTCAAAGCCCCCTAAAACCGTCTCAAAGCCCTCTAACGCAAAACTCACCAAAACCAAATGCCCCACCTGCAGTGAGGCTATGGCCAAGATTCCCTCCCGCTCTGCCAAGCTCAAAGCCAAGCACTTTCTCAAGTGTTCAGCAACAGGCTGCGGCACCGTCATGTTTTGGAATGACAAAGCCAAGCGCTATGAACTACCCTACCGCCAGCACCAGGCCACGCCTGACCCCGAAAAATTTACCGATTATCCCTGCCCTGTCTGCGGTGCGCTGCTAGAGCGCTACACCTACACCCGAGACGGTCAAGACAAGGTGATGCTGCGCTGCTCGCTGCTAGAAAATCGTCGGGGCAAGTGCAAAGATGTCGCTTTCTTTCAGAGCCGAGGCGAATTTTGGTCACCCAATTTTGGCACTCTAAAGCTGCCAGAGTATCAAACTTGA